In Salminus brasiliensis chromosome 24, fSalBra1.hap2, whole genome shotgun sequence, one genomic interval encodes:
- the ccdc86 gene encoding coiled-coil domain-containing protein 86, which produces MSTRRRSTRAAVSRKRKAETQEEALEEALEEAHTNTETCQPEPEPQDRTPVPGEESTMTEAVNSDQSVEKENQVNTTDTNPPKRSRNAAHAQTCGSAGRTVPLGKPKSGRVWKDRNKQRFSALLRDKPLRSSWQKKMEAKREKELVKKYHQQIKDQKAQEKEDKRKRREENLRRREENERKAEIVQVIRNTAKLKRMKKKQLRKIEKRDTLSMLQKTPPAVKKAGKGE; this is translated from the exons aTGTCGACTCGCAGGCGAAGCACAAGAGCTGCCGTCAGCAGAAAGAGGAAAGCGGAGACGCAGGAGGAGGCTCTGGAGGAGGCTCTGGAGGAGGCGCACACGAACACAGAGACCTGCCAGCCGGAACCAGAACCACAGGATAGGACGCCGGTACCGGGAGAGGAGAGCACAATGACGGAGGCGGTAAACTCGGACCAAAGTGTGGAGAAAGAGAACCAGGTTAACACGACGGACACCAATCCCCCTAAACGCAGCAGAAACGCGGCGCATGCGCAGACGTGTGGAAGTGCAGGTCGGACTGTACCGCTTGGCAAACCTAAATCTGGGCGCGTGTGGAAAGACCGCAACAAACAGAG GTTCTCAGCTCTTCTGAGGGATAAACCTCTGCGAAGCTCCTGGCAGAAGAAGATGGAGGCCAAGAGGGAAAAGGAGCTGGTGAAGAAATACCACCAGCAGATTAAAGATCAGAAGGCCCAAGAGAAGGAG GAcaagaggaaaaggagagaggagaatcTGAGGAGACGTGAGGAAAATGAGAGGAAAGCAGAGATTGTGCAAGTG ATTCGCAACACAGCAAAGCtgaagaggatgaagaagaaACAGCTGAGGAAGATCGAGAAGAGGGACACACTCTCTATGCTGCAGAAGACGCCACCCGCTGTCAAGAAAGCAGGCAAAGGAGAATAG
- the glb1 gene encoding beta-galactosidase has protein sequence MRSRGAAAALLLLAFLPFTVSSAARKFSVDYKTNSFLKDGESFRYISGSIHYSRIPRVYWKDRLLKMYMAGLNAIQTYVPWNFHEAIPGHYNFSGDRDLQHFLKLCHDLGLLVILRPGPYICGEWDMGGLPSWLLKKKDIILRSSDSYYITAVDKWMGKLLPIIKPYLYQNGGPIITVQVENEYGSYFACDFDYLRHLIKLYRSYLGDEVVLFTTDGAGVGYLKCGSIQGVYATVDFGPGGNVTAAFEAQRHAEPRGPLVNSEFYTGWLDHWGEPHSVTSTAVVVKSLNEMLEIGANVNMYMFIGGTNFAYWNGANTPYAPQPTSYDYDAPLTEAGDLTEKYFAIRDVIKKYRKIPEGVVPPSTPKFAYGQVTMKKLRTVTESLDILSFSGPVKSTYPLTFIDLNQSFGFMLYQTMLPVDCSKPTPLSSPLNGVHDRAYVAVDGVVAGILERDKAISINITGKAGSRLDILVENMGRVNYGKEINDFKGLVYNLTLGANILANWTMYSLSIDEAVKGGLLWDRGSLRTPKTTSVNTAPTHLSPPAFYAGSFSIPDDIPDLPQDTYIQFPDWRKGQVWINGFNLGRYWPSRGPQITLFVPAHLLSTKAPNNITVLELEASPCSSGPCVVEFTNTPVINATTRYTMPFFRGSLTQQGFF, from the exons ATGAGGTCCAGAGGAGCTGCAGCAGCTTTACTCTTACTGGCGTTTCTTCCATTTACT GTCTCTTCAGCTGCTCGGAAATTCTCTGTGGACTACAAAACAAACAGCTTCCTCAAAGATGGAGAGAGCTTCCGCTACATTTCTGGCAGCATCCACTACAGCAGGATCCCTCGGGTCTACTGGAAGGACCGGCTACTGAAGATGTACATGGCTGGACTTAATGCCATCCAAAC GTACGTGCCGTGGAACTTCCATGAGGCCATACCAGGCCACTACAACTTTTCAGGAGACCGGGACCTTCAGCACTTTCTTAAGCTGTGCCACGACCTCGGCCTGCTGGTCATCCTCCGGCCAGGCCCGTACATCTGTGGAGAGTGGGACATG GGCGGCCTACCTTCCTGGCTGTTGAAAAAGAAGGACATCATTCTCCGCTCATCTGATTCAT ATTATATCACTGCTGTGGACAAATGGATGGGGAAGTTATTGCCCATAATCAAGCCTTACCTGTACCAGAACGGAGGACCTATCATAACAGTGCAG GTGGAAAACGAGTACGGGAGCTACTTCGCCTGTGATTTCGATTACCTTCGGCACCTTATCAAGCTCTACCGTTCGTACCTGGGTGATGAGGTTGTGCTGTTCACCACAGATGGAGCAGGGGTGGGCTACCTGAAGTGTGGATCTATTCAGGGCGTATATGCTACAGTAGACTTTGGGCCTG GTGGAAATGTGACGGCAGCCTTTGAAGCCCAGAGACATGCAGAGCCTCGAGGCCCTCTG GTGAATTCAGAGTTCTACACTGGATGGCTGGATCATTGGGGTGAGCCTCATTCTGTAACCTCCACAGCAGTTGTGGTCAAGTCACTCAACGAGATGCTGGAAATAGGTGCCAATGTCAACAT GTACATGTTCATAGGCGGAACCAATTTTGCTTATTGGAATG GTGCCAACACACCCTATGCTCCTCAGCCCACCAGCTACGACTATGATGCCCCCTTAACCGAGGCTGGAGACCTCACTGAAAAATACTTTGCCATCCGGGATGTTATTAAAAAG TACAGAAAAATACCAGAAGGAGTGGTGCCACCATCTACACCTAAATTTGCATACGGACAAGTGACAATGAAGAAG TTGCGGACAGTGACTGAATCTCTGGACATACTGTCATTCTCTGGACCGGTCAAAAGCACCTACCCACTCACCTTTATAGACCTTAATCAG TCTTTTGGCTTCATGCTGTATCAGACCATGCTTCCAGTAGACTGTTCAAAGCCCACTCCTCTGTCTTCCCCTCTAAACGGAGTGCATGATCGGGCCTATGTGGCTGTGGATGGG GTTGTTGCTGGTATCCTGGAGAGGGACAAGGCCATCAGCATCAACATAACGGGCAAAGCCGGCAGCCGACTGGACATTCTAGTGGAGAACATGGGCAGGGTAAACTACGGCAAAGAAATCAACGACTTCAAG GGCCTGGTGTATAATCTGACTCTGGGTGCTAACATACTGGCTAACTGGACTATGTATAGTCTGAGCATAGATGAGGCAGTGAAGGGAGGTCTCCTGTGGGATAGGGGCTCCCTTCGAACCCCAAAAACCACCTCCGTCAATACTGCACCCACACACCTCTCCCCACCAGCCTTCTATGCCGGCTCCTTCAGCATCCCTGATGACATCCCTGATCTACCCCAGGACACGTACATCCAGTTTCCAGACTGGAGAAAG GGCCAGGTGTGGATTAACGGATTCAACCTGGGCCGATACTGGCCCTCTCGCGGACCCCAGATCACCCTCTTTGTGCCGGCGCATCTTCTGAGCACCAAAGCTCCGAACAACATCACCGTTCTGGAGCTGGAAGCTTCGCCCTGCTCCTCTGGGCCCTGTGTGGTGGAGTTCACCAACACTCCTGTTATCAATGCCACCACCAGATACACCATGCCGTTTTTTAGGGGTTCACTGACCCAGCAGGGATTCTTCTAA
- the cldnd1b gene encoding claudin domain-containing protein 1b — protein sequence MVDNRYATALVIGSVLSLLASVYLSVAVGTRHWYQYRSMPASNDIRNGSDLQTLRNSFVEKEVSEKAYSEALFLLNGTLGLWWRCILVPQETPWFRHPEPKMVTDCQAFTLPQQIETKYKLPGNSSSEEDLLRTYLWRCRFLFPLVSLGLVFLGALIGVCACLCRSITPTLFVGLLHLLAGLCSLATVCCFLAGMDLLHRASETADWMNYSLGWSLYLALVSSPLQMMAAALFIWAARSHRKNYTRMTAYRVA from the exons ATGGTTGATAATCGCTACGCCACCGCATTAGTGATCGGCTCAGTTCTGAGCCTGTTGGCTAGTGTGTATCTGTCGGTGGCAGTGGGCACTCGGCACTGGTACCAGTACCGGAGCATGCCGGCCAGCAACGATATAAGAAACGGCTCAGACCTGCAAACACTGAGGAACTCCTTTGTAGAGAAAGAAGTGAGCGAAAAGgcctacagtgaagctctgTTCCTCCTCAATGGGACCCTGGGGCTGTGGTGGCGCTGCATTCTGGTGCCTCAGGAAACACCCTGGTTCAGACATCCTG AGCCGAAGATGGTGACGGACTGTCAGGCCTTTACTTTGCCCCAACAGATTGAAACCAAGTACAAACTCCCTGGAAACTCTAGCAGTGAGGAGGATCTACTTCGCACAT ATCTGTGGAGGTGCCGATTCCTGTTCCCACTGGTGTCTCTCGGGCTGGTCTTTTTGGGAGCGCTGATCGGAGTGTGTGCTTGTCTCTGCCGCAGCATCACCCCCACCCTGTTTGTCGGTTTACTCCATCTGCTGGCTG GCCTGTGCTCTCTGGCTACAGTGTGCTGTTTCCTGGCTGGAATGGACCTCCTGCACAGAGCATCTGAGACAGCCGACTGGATGAACTACTCCCTGGGCTGGTCCCTCTACTTAGCCCTGGTCTCTTCCCCACTCCAGATGATGGCTGCTGCTCTCTTCATTTGGGCCGCCAGGAGTCACCGCAAAAACTACACTCGTATGACGGCCTACCGGGTGGCCTAG